Below is a window of Caballeronia insecticola DNA.
CTTGCCAGCCGCGCGCATGAAACGCGCGCAGGCCCGCCGCGTCGAACTCGCCCGCCGGCGCGACCACCACGAGATAGCGCACCTGCGCAAGCGGCACGAACGCCTGACTGCCGAGCGGATGCCGCTCCATCATCGAGATCGCGACGGGCTGCGGACGCGGCTGTCCGCGAAACACGTTGATGAGCGGCCGCCCGCCGCTCTCGAAACCGATATCGACGTTCGCCAGATCGTGGAAGCGTTCAGTCGTGCCCGCGTTGATCGGAAAGTGGCGCGCGCCTTCGAGTTCGATGACATCCCCGAACGGCGCGAACGCTTCGCGCGTGAGCGGCTCCAGCGTGAGCGTCTTCATTCGAGTTCACCGAAAATGCGCAGCCGCGATACGCCGCCATCCGGAAAAATGTTGAAGCGCACGTGCGTGACGGGCCCGAGCGCCGCGATCTCCTTCTCGAAGCGATGCACGTTGTCCATCGCGAGCTTTTGCTCGTCGAGCAGCACTGGCCAGAACATCGCCTGCGTGACGAGCGAGTCGTCCGTCCCGCCGGTGACGCGCGCCGCTTGCAGCGAACAGCGGTCCGGAAAATTGCCCTTGAAGTGCGCGGTATCGACTTCGATCGCGCGGATCACGCCCGGCGCGGCCAGCGCGACAATCGCCCAGTCGTTGCCGGGCTCGCGGCGGCGGCGCGTCTCCCAGCCGTCGCCCATGTTCACGCCGCGCCCGGGCATCAGCATTTGCGAAGCTGGCCCGAAATGCTGATTGTTCGCCGCGACGAGATACGCGCCGTTTTCGATCGCGGCCAGATCCAGCAGCGTGCCGCGCTCGACGCGCGAAAAATCCGTCTTCGGCTGGCCGTAGACACGCAGCCGCGCGATGCCGCCATCCGGATAGATATTCACACGCAGATGCGTGTAGGCGCGCCCGTCCGCGATCTCGAGATAGTGATGATGATTGCCCTTGAGCGTCGTCGCCGGGACGATCTCGCGCCAGTCGCCGTCTTCCTGCGGATTGGCGCTGGCGCTGTAGCACGCCTCGATCGACGCGGCCGGCGGAAAGTTGCCGGTGAAGTGACTCGTATCGATGTCGATGCCGTGAATCACGCCCGCGCGCGCCAACTTGACGATGCAGTAGTCGTAGCCCGTCGTGCGCTTGCGGCGCGTCTCCCAGCCGTCCATCCACTTGCCGTGTTCGTCGTATTTGCCGGGGATGAACACTGCGGGCTGAGGCTCCAGCATGCGTTCCTTCGGCGCGAAGAATTCGTCGGTCGCGAAGAGCGCCTGCGCGCCGAGACGCGGGTCCGCCAGGTTCATGTAGCGGCGCGCGAAGGCGGGAGCGTCTGCGTCGAGAATCGGGTTGGCCATATCAGTTTCCTTCGGTTTCTCTCAGTTGCGATGATGTTCGTACCGGCTTCAGACCGGTTCAGAGTGCATGCGCGGGTTCGTGGCCGTGCGCGTGTTCCGGCGCGGCCGGCACGAAGCGGTATTCGGCGTCCTGGTCGAGCACGCGCTGGGCGCGCGCCCGGTCGATGTCCTTCTCCCACACCGCCACGACCACCGTCGCCACGCAGTTGCCGATCAGATTGGTGACGGCACGCGCGATGCCGACGAACCAGTCGACCGGCAGAATCAGCACGAGGCCGAGCACGGGAATGGCGGGAATGGCGGAGAGCGTCGCGGCGAGAATCACGATCGCCGAGCCGGGAATGCCGTGCGCGCCCTTCGACGTCACCAGCGACACCAGCACGACGACGATCAGGTCATGCAGCGACAGCGGCGTATTGGTCGCCTGCGCGATGAAAATCACCGCGAGCGTCAGATAGATCGAGAAGCCGTCGAGGTTGAACGAATAGCCGGTCGGGATCACGAGACCGACGGTCGAATCCTTGATGCCCATCCATTCGAGCTTGCGCATGATCTGCGGCAACACAGCATCCGACGACGCCGTGCCGAGCACGATCGACAGTTCCTCGCGCAGATAGCGCACGAGCTTGAAGATGGAGAAGCCCGCGAGCCGCATCACCACCGCCAGCACGACGAACACGAACAGGAAGCAGCTTGCGTAGAACACCATGACGAGCAGGCCGAGCTGCTTGAGCGACGCGACGCCGTACTGGCCGGTCGTGAACGCGATGGCGCCGAGCACGCCGAGCGGCGCGAGCTTGATGATGAACGACATGATGCGGAAGAACACCGTCGACAGTTCGTCGATGAACAGCGTCACGCGCTGCGCCTTGTTGCCGAGCATCGAGAGCGCCGAACCGAACAGCACGGCAAAGACGAGTACTTGCAGGATGTCGCCCTTCGCGAAGGCGTCGATGGCGGTGTCGGGAATGATCTTCAGCAGAAAGCCTGCGGTGTCCTTGAGGCTCTTCGCGTGCTCCGTGTAGGTGGTGAGCGACGCCGCATTGAGCGTATGCAGGTCGATGTTCATGCCGACGCCCGGGCGCGTCACCCACGCCAGAATCGCGCCGATCACGAGCGCGAGCGTCGTCATGATCTCGAAGTAGATCACCGCCTTCAGCCCGACGCGCCCGACCTTCTTCAGATCGCCCGCGCTCGCCATGCCGCTCACGACCACGCAGAAGACGATCGGCCCGATCACCATCTTGATGAGCTTCAGAAAGCCGTCGCCCAGCGGCCGCAACGACTGGCCGAATTGCGGAAAGAGCGCGCCCACCACCACGCCGATGACCAACGCGATCATTACCCTGCCGAACAGCGAATTCAGAAATCTCGACACGACCGTCTCCTGGTTTAATGTCTCAGAATCGGAGCAACTGTTCCGACTGGTCGGACCAGTGCTGTGATGGGGAATATTAGAAAGCCGATATAGGCCCGTCAAGCACGCTTTCGTAGCGGTTTACCCTGTTTATAACGGGCATGGAAACGCAGGCGCACAAAAGCGCACGCACGTCTGGCCGGCGCGCGCATACAATGGCGGTCAGACCGGCCAATACAGTTTTCTTCCTATGAAAAACGTCCCGCACACCGTGACCGACGCTGCGATCGCGACCATTCGCGAGCGCATCGAATCGAGCGTGTATCCGGTCGGGAGCCTGCTGCCGGCGCAGCGGCAGTTATCGGAAGAACTGGCGATCAGCCGGGCTTCGCTGCGCGAGGCGCTCTCGACACTCGAAGCGCTCGGATTGCTGCACATCCGGCCCGGCAAGGGCGTGTACGTCAACAGCGCGCAGGCGAGCAACGCGCATCCGTGGCGTTTCGACGATCAGGCGTCGCTGCCCGACACCTATCAGATGCGGTTCGCGCTGGAAGGCTTCGTTGCGCGGCTGGCGGCGCACTCCATCGGCGATTCCGATATCGACTGGCTCGACGACAACCTCGAATCGCTCAGGGGCGCGCTCGAAGAAGCGGAACTGGATGAGGCGGCGCAGCTCGATTTCGCGTTTCACATGCGCATCGTGAGTCTTGCGGGCAATGCGGCCATCGAATCGATCCTGCGCGGCAGCGCCGAGATCATGAAGGAGAGTCAGCGTCTGCCGTTCTATCGGCGCGAACTGGTGCTGTCGACCTATCACGAGCACGCGGTCATTATCGAAGCGCTCAAGGCGCGGGACGGCGAGAAGGCCGGCATGGCGATCGAGCGGCACATCGTCAATGCGGCGCAGCGCGCGGGCGTGCATTTCCCGGTGCCCGGCAAGCCGTGAACGCACGCGGCACTTCTTTTGATGTTGCGGGTCTCAGCAAGGGCCGCGCGTGATGGAGGTTTCTATCCGCTTGCGCTGCCCTGCAATTCGCGAACATCAAGAGGAGCAGCGTCGATGGACATGCAACAACTCGTTTCAGAATTTCTCTCGTCGGAACACGGCGCGCAGGCCACGCAGGCGCTGACCGATCAGGGCTTCAGTCCCGAAGATAGTCAGCAGATGCTCGGTACCGCGGCGGAAACCGCGCACGCGCACGCCGAAGAACAGAGCCAGGGCTTGCTCGGCAATCAGCCCGGCAAGAGTTTTTTCGCGGCGTTCGCTGCCGGGCTCGTACGCGGTGACGGTTTTCTGAAATCGATGGAGGAAGGTGGCGAAGGCGTTCTCACGGGGCGCATCGCCGAATCGATCGCCGCGCGCATGGGGATGGATCCCGGCACGGCATCCACGGTTGCGGCGGCCGCGACGCCCTATGTCGTCGCGTTTCTGCGGGAAAAGCTCGCATAGCGCAGCGCAAGGCTGAAGCACCAAAAACAAAGCCGCTCCGAAGAGCGGCTTTGTCATTTCAGCGGTTGAAGCTCGTCTTGCCTTAACTTCGCCTTTACTTAGCCTTACTTGGCGTTAGCCAGCGCCACGGCCGTATCCAGCATGCGGTTCGAGAAGCCCCACTCGTTGTCGTACCAGCTCGACACCTTCACGAGACGGCCCGACACCTTGGTCAGCGTCGAATCGAACGTCGACGAAGCCGGGTTGTGGTTGAAGTCGATCGACACCAGCGGCGCGTCGTTGTAGCCCAGGATGCCCTTCAGCGCGCCTTCCGACGCTTCCTTCATGATCTTGTTGACTTCTTCGACCGTCGTGTCGCGCGCGGCGATGAACGAGAGATCGACAACCGACACGTTGATCGTCGGGACGCGGATTGCGTAGCCATCGAGCTTGCCGTTCAGTTCCGGCAGCACGAGACCGACTGCGGAAGCGGCGCCCGTCTTCGTCGGGATCTGGCTGTGCGTGGCCGAGCGCGCGCGGCGGAGGTCTTCGTGATACACGTCGGTCAGAACCTGATCGTTCGTGTATGCATGGATCGTGGTCATCAGACCGTTCACCAGGCCGATCTTGTCGTTCAGCGGCTTGACGAGCGGCGCCAGGCAGTTCGTCGTGCACGATGCGTTCGAGATGACCGTGTCCGACGCCTTCAGCACGTGATGGTTCACGCCATACACGACGGTCGCATCCACGTCCTTGCCGCCGGGCGCCGAGATGATGACCTTCTTCGCGCCACCCTTGATGTGCGCGCTCGCCTTTTCCTTCGTCGTGAAGAAGCCCGTGCACTCCAGCACCACGTCGACCTTCAGTTCGCCCCACGGCAGTTCGGCCGGGTTGCGGTTCGCCAGCACGCGGATCTTGTCGCCATTGACGACGAGGTAATCGCCGTCCACCGACACTTCGCCGGGGAACTTGCCGTGCGCCGTGTCGTACTGCGTCAGGTGCGCGTTGGTCTTGGCATCGCCGAGATCGTTGATGGCGACGATCTCGATGTCGTGCTTCTTGCCGTTTTCATAGAAGGCGCGCAGCGTGTTGCGGCCGATCCGGCCGTAGCCGTTGATTGCAACGCGAATCGTCATGGTCTATCTCCTTGGCTTAAAAATACCTTCCTCGCTGACGCGACAACCTCACGCGGCCAGCACGGACTTCGCGGTCTTGACGATGTTCTCGACCGTGAAGCCGAAGTGCTTGAACAGCGCGCCCGCCGGGGCCGACTCGCCGAACGTGTCGATGCCGACCACGCCGCCTTCCAGGCCCACGTACTTGCGCCAGAAATCCGTCACGCCCGCCTCGATCGCCACGCGCGCCACGCCCTTGGGCAGCACGCGCTCGCGGTATTCGGCGTCTTGCTTGTCGAAGACATTGGTACAGGGCATCGACACGACGCGCGCGCCGATGCCTTCCTTCGCCAGCGCCTCGACGGCTTCCATCGCGAGTTGCACTTCCGAGCCGGTCGCGATGAGGATGATCTTGCGCGCGGGGATGTCGTCATTCCAGTCGCGCAGCACGTAGCCGCCCTTCGCGATGTTCGCAATCTGGATGTCGTTGCGCGACGAGAATTGCAGGTTCTGGCGGCTGAAAATCAGCGTCGACGGACCGTGATGCGCGATCGCATGCGTCCACGCCACGGCCGTTTCGACGGTATCCGCCGGCCGCCACGTTTGCAGATTCGGGATCAGGCGCAGGCTCGAGACGTGCTCGATCGACTGGTGCGTCGGGCCGTCTTCACCGAGACCGATGGAATCGTGCGTGAACACGAAGATCGAACGCGACTTCATCAGCGCCGCGACGCGCAGTGCGTTGCGGCTGTAGTCCGAGAACGTGAGGAACGTGCCGCCGAACGGGCGATAGCCGCCATGCAACGCCAGGCCGTTGATGGCCGCGCTCATGCCGAACTCGCGCACGCCGTAGTTGATGTGATTGCCCCACTGGATGCCCGCGTGATCCGGATTCGCGTTTTCCGCGTCTCCCGCAGCACGCACCGGTTTGGAAGCCTTCCAGTTGGTGAGGTTCGAGCCGGTCAGATCGGCCGAACCGCCGAGCAGTTCCGGCAGCGCGGCAGCCAGCCCTTCGAGCGTATTCTGCGATGCCTTGCGCGATGCGATCGTTTCGGCTTTCTGGTTCGCGTCTTCGATGATCTTCGCGACGTTCTCGGCCCAGTTCGCGGGCAACTCGCCGTTCATGCGGCGCGTGAATTCGGCGGCTTCGTTGCCGTATTTGGCGCGGTAGGCGTCGAACCCTTTGTTCCATTCGGCTTCGGCGTGCGTGCCCTGCTCCTTCGCGTCCCACGCCGCATAGACTTCCTGCGGAATCTCGAACGGACCGAACTTCCAGCCGATCGCCTCGCGCGTCGCGGCAATTTCCTTGTCGCCGAGCGGCGCGCCGTGCGCATCGTGGCCGCCCGCCTTCGTGGGCGCGCCCTTGCCGATGACCGTGCGGCAGCAGATCAGCGTCGGCTTGTCCGACTTCTTCGCCGCGGCAATGGCGGCATCGACCGCTTCGACGTCATGGCCGTTCACCGCGCGGATCACGTTCCAGCCGTAGGCTTCGAAGCGCTTCGGCGTGTCGTCGTGGAACCAGTGCTCGACGTGGCCGTCGATCGAAATGCCGTTGTCGTCGTACAGCGCGATCAGCTTGTTGAGCTTGAGCGTGCCGGCAAGCGAGCAGGCTTCGTGCGAGATGCCTTCCATCAGGCAGCCGTCGCCCAGGAACACGTACGTGTAGTGATCGACGATCTTCGCGTCCGCGCGATTGAACTCGGCGGCGAGCAGCGCTTCGGCGAGCGCCATGCCGACCGCGTTGCCGACGCCCTGGCCGAGCGGACCGGTCGTCGTCTCGACGCCCGGCGTCATGCCGACTTCGGGGTGCCCCGGCGTCTTCGAATGCAGTTGGCGGAAGTTCTTGAGTTCGCTCATCGGCAGGTCATAGCCGGTGAGGTGCAGCAACGAATACAGCAGCATCGAACCATGGCCGTTCGACAGAACGAAACGGTCACGGTCGAACCAGTGCGGATTCGTGGGATTGTGCTTCAGATGGCGAGACCACAGCGCGACGCCGATTTCCGCCATGCCCATTGGCATGCCGGGGTGGCCGGAGTTGGCTTGTTGAACGGCGTCCATGGCAAGCGCGCGGATTGCGTTGGCCATGAGGGCGGTCTGGCTGGAGGTCGGGGTCGTCATGTCGAGTCTGGGCAGGTCCTGAAATGATCCGCAGTGCTTCTCACGCAGTACTTCTCACTCGCGCCGGACCCGCGGGACACAACGTTTTCAGGACCGGAACGACGAGAAACGACGAGGATCGGGAGGCCGTCATTCTATCAGACCGGTCCGATCGCCACGCGTGCTTCAGGGCGCCGACCCGGTGCGGGGCCGCGTCCCGGCCGCGCGGGCATGTTCCGTGCAAAACACCGGTGACAGTACACGATTGCGCGCACCGGCGACGGACGTTCATCCGGCAAAATCCGTCCGCGCCCGTCTGGTTGCTCGCGTGGTTCCGATCCGCGCAATTCGTTCCGGCCGATTGATCGTACGGCTTCATGGCAGAATGTTCGTCAATGCGCAGCAAGAAGGCTTCAAGGAGTGCTTTCGATGACCGACCCCCGCCCGGCCGATGTTCCCTGGCTGACTCCCTACCTCACCGTGCGCGATGCGCGCGTGAGCATCGCGTTCTATGAAAAAGCGCTCGGTTTCGCGGTGCGCGACAGCGTGAACGACGACGGCTTGATCATCCACGTCGAGATGACGTATCGCGGCCAGTTGATCGTCATGTTCGCGCCCGAAGGCGCCTACGGTTCGCAGGCGCGTACGCCGAAGAGCGCGGGACTCACGGCGCCGCAGTCGTTCTATCTGTATGTCGACGATGTCGATGCGGCGTTTCGTCAGGCGCTCGCCGTTGGCGCGAAGGGACTCATCGAGCCGCAGGATCAGTTCTGGGGCGACCGCTTCGCGCAGTTCGAGGATCCGGACGGCTATCGCTGGGCCATCGCACGGCATCTGAACTGACACGCGCTGACCCGAGCCGAAACGCTGCTGTATCGCCGCCAGGCATCCACCCTATCCGCGGACCCGAGTCCGCGATCGACCTCAATGCCACGTTTTCATGTTGACGGCCCGCTGTCCGTGGGTCAAACCCTCCCGCTCCCCGACGATGTCGTGCGCCATGTGCACGTCCTGCGCCTGCAGACCGGCGATGCGATCACGCTCTTCGATGGCGCCGGCGGCGAATATCACGGCACGCTCGTCGACATCGCCCGACGTGCGGCGACGGCGCGCATCGACGAACACAGCGACCGCGAGGCCGAGCCGCCCTATCGCGTGACGGTGGCGCAGGGCGTCGCCGGTGGCGACAAGATGGACTGGCTCATCGAGAAGGCGGTGGAACTGGGCGTGGCGGGCATCGTGCCGATCACCGCCGAGCGCGGCGTCGTGCGGCTGGCCGGTGAGCGGGCGCTGCGGCGTCAGGCGCACTGGCAGGCGCTCACGCGTGCGGCGTGCGAGCAGTGCGGACGCAACCGCGTGCCCGAGATCGCCCCGCCGCGCGACCTCGACGCGTGGCTCGCCGACCTGCCTGACGTCGACGGCGAATTGCGCCTGCTGCTCTCGCCGCGCGCCGACATGACCTTCGCCACGCTGCCCGCCGATCCGCCGAGTGGCCCGGTCACGCTGCTGATCGGACCTGAGGCGGGTTTCTCGCCTGCGGAGGAAGAAGCGATCGTCGCGGCCGGCTTTTCGGCGTTGGGCCTTGGTCCGCGCGTGCTGCGCACGGAAACGGCGGGTGTCGCGGTGCTCGCGGCGCTGGCTGCACGCTGGGGCGGCTGGTGATATTCCGGTGCCGCAAAAACGAGAACAGCCCGACGGTCGGTCGGGCTGCATGTGACTTGAAAAGCGATAGAGCGGGCGCGCAGACGCCCGGCGCTCAGACGAACGAGTAGAACACGCGGAACGCCACGCGCCGTTCCGCCCAGAATTCGGCGGCGTCGCGGAAGACGTCGAGCAGCACCTCGCGACCTTCCTTGTCGAACTTTTGCGCGATCGGCAGTTGCTCCAGCACGATCACAAATCCCGGCTGCGACCCTGCCTTGTGGACCAGATCGGTGAGCGAATCGTAGAGCGCGTCGTAATTCTTGCCGAAATGCTTCGGAAACAGGAACGACGTGGCGATGGTCTCGAGCACTTCCTGCTTGCTCTGCGCATGGCCGAGATAAGCATAGAGGAAGTGCTGGCCGAGGCGATTGGCTTCGTCGGCGAGATCCTGCACGCGGAACGCGCGAATCGACTGAACGATGTTCGGCCGAACCGTGGCGAACATCGATTCCGTATCCTCGTGCGAATGGGACTCTTCAGGCCTTGTTTCGTCGTCGGGTCTGGTGTCGTGTTCTGTCATGCGTAGCCGCAGTACTCGCTGAAACAGGTTGCCATCGCCGGTGGCGAAAAGATCG
It encodes the following:
- a CDS encoding C4-dicarboxylate transporter DctA, with translation MSRFLNSLFGRVMIALVIGVVVGALFPQFGQSLRPLGDGFLKLIKMVIGPIVFCVVVSGMASAGDLKKVGRVGLKAVIYFEIMTTLALVIGAILAWVTRPGVGMNIDLHTLNAASLTTYTEHAKSLKDTAGFLLKIIPDTAIDAFAKGDILQVLVFAVLFGSALSMLGNKAQRVTLFIDELSTVFFRIMSFIIKLAPLGVLGAIAFTTGQYGVASLKQLGLLVMVFYASCFLFVFVVLAVVMRLAGFSIFKLVRYLREELSIVLGTASSDAVLPQIMRKLEWMGIKDSTVGLVIPTGYSFNLDGFSIYLTLAVIFIAQATNTPLSLHDLIVVVLVSLVTSKGAHGIPGSAIVILAATLSAIPAIPVLGLVLILPVDWFVGIARAVTNLIGNCVATVVVAVWEKDIDRARAQRVLDQDAEYRFVPAAPEHAHGHEPAHAL
- a CDS encoding barstar family protein, whose translation is MSDNIYAHDHSVANDLFATGDGNLFQRVLRLRMTEHDTRPDDETRPEESHSHEDTESMFATVRPNIVQSIRAFRVQDLADEANRLGQHFLYAYLGHAQSKQEVLETIATSFLFPKHFGKNYDALYDSLTDLVHKAGSQPGFVIVLEQLPIAQKFDKEGREVLLDVFRDAAEFWAERRVAFRVFYSFV
- the tkt gene encoding transketolase; the protein is MTTPTSSQTALMANAIRALAMDAVQQANSGHPGMPMGMAEIGVALWSRHLKHNPTNPHWFDRDRFVLSNGHGSMLLYSLLHLTGYDLPMSELKNFRQLHSKTPGHPEVGMTPGVETTTGPLGQGVGNAVGMALAEALLAAEFNRADAKIVDHYTYVFLGDGCLMEGISHEACSLAGTLKLNKLIALYDDNGISIDGHVEHWFHDDTPKRFEAYGWNVIRAVNGHDVEAVDAAIAAAKKSDKPTLICCRTVIGKGAPTKAGGHDAHGAPLGDKEIAATREAIGWKFGPFEIPQEVYAAWDAKEQGTHAEAEWNKGFDAYRAKYGNEAAEFTRRMNGELPANWAENVAKIIEDANQKAETIASRKASQNTLEGLAAALPELLGGSADLTGSNLTNWKASKPVRAAGDAENANPDHAGIQWGNHINYGVREFGMSAAINGLALHGGYRPFGGTFLTFSDYSRNALRVAALMKSRSIFVFTHDSIGLGEDGPTHQSIEHVSSLRLIPNLQTWRPADTVETAVAWTHAIAHHGPSTLIFSRQNLQFSSRNDIQIANIAKGGYVLRDWNDDIPARKIILIATGSEVQLAMEAVEALAKEGIGARVVSMPCTNVFDKQDAEYRERVLPKGVARVAIEAGVTDFWRKYVGLEGGVVGIDTFGESAPAGALFKHFGFTVENIVKTAKSVLAA
- the alc gene encoding allantoicase, with the translated sequence MANPILDADAPAFARRYMNLADPRLGAQALFATDEFFAPKERMLEPQPAVFIPGKYDEHGKWMDGWETRRKRTTGYDYCIVKLARAGVIHGIDIDTSHFTGNFPPAASIEACYSASANPQEDGDWREIVPATTLKGNHHHYLEIADGRAYTHLRVNIYPDGGIARLRVYGQPKTDFSRVERGTLLDLAAIENGAYLVAANNQHFGPASQMLMPGRGVNMGDGWETRRRREPGNDWAIVALAAPGVIRAIEVDTAHFKGNFPDRCSLQAARVTGGTDDSLVTQAMFWPVLLDEQKLAMDNVHRFEKEIAALGPVTHVRFNIFPDGGVSRLRIFGELE
- a CDS encoding ureidoglycolate lyase codes for the protein MKTLTLEPLTREAFAPFGDVIELEGARHFPINAGTTERFHDLANVDIGFESGGRPLINVFRGQPRPQPVAISMMERHPLGSQAFVPLAQVRYLVVVAPAGEFDAAGLRAFHARGWQGVNYARGVWHHPLIVLDREGDFIVVDRGGDQPNCDEIALPETYTLIEAAARAA
- a CDS encoding 16S rRNA (uracil(1498)-N(3))-methyltransferase, which gives rise to MPRFHVDGPLSVGQTLPLPDDVVRHVHVLRLQTGDAITLFDGAGGEYHGTLVDIARRAATARIDEHSDREAEPPYRVTVAQGVAGGDKMDWLIEKAVELGVAGIVPITAERGVVRLAGERALRRQAHWQALTRAACEQCGRNRVPEIAPPRDLDAWLADLPDVDGELRLLLSPRADMTFATLPADPPSGPVTLLIGPEAGFSPAEEEAIVAAGFSALGLGPRVLRTETAGVAVLAALAARWGGW
- a CDS encoding VOC family protein → MTDPRPADVPWLTPYLTVRDARVSIAFYEKALGFAVRDSVNDDGLIIHVEMTYRGQLIVMFAPEGAYGSQARTPKSAGLTAPQSFYLYVDDVDAAFRQALAVGAKGLIEPQDQFWGDRFAQFEDPDGYRWAIARHLN
- the gap gene encoding type I glyceraldehyde-3-phosphate dehydrogenase, translating into MTIRVAINGYGRIGRNTLRAFYENGKKHDIEIVAINDLGDAKTNAHLTQYDTAHGKFPGEVSVDGDYLVVNGDKIRVLANRNPAELPWGELKVDVVLECTGFFTTKEKASAHIKGGAKKVIISAPGGKDVDATVVYGVNHHVLKASDTVISNASCTTNCLAPLVKPLNDKIGLVNGLMTTIHAYTNDQVLTDVYHEDLRRARSATHSQIPTKTGAASAVGLVLPELNGKLDGYAIRVPTINVSVVDLSFIAARDTTVEEVNKIMKEASEGALKGILGYNDAPLVSIDFNHNPASSTFDSTLTKVSGRLVKVSSWYDNEWGFSNRMLDTAVALANAK
- a CDS encoding FadR/GntR family transcriptional regulator; this encodes MKNVPHTVTDAAIATIRERIESSVYPVGSLLPAQRQLSEELAISRASLREALSTLEALGLLHIRPGKGVYVNSAQASNAHPWRFDDQASLPDTYQMRFALEGFVARLAAHSIGDSDIDWLDDNLESLRGALEEAELDEAAQLDFAFHMRIVSLAGNAAIESILRGSAEIMKESQRLPFYRRELVLSTYHEHAVIIEALKARDGEKAGMAIERHIVNAAQRAGVHFPVPGKP